One genomic window of Dunckerocampus dactyliophorus isolate RoL2022-P2 chromosome 7, RoL_Ddac_1.1, whole genome shotgun sequence includes the following:
- the mgat1a gene encoding alpha-1,3-mannosyl-glycoprotein 2-beta-N-acetylglucosaminyltransferase a: protein MLRKRGALILCGALLFLSLNVMMVGQLWGRLSEEDETPTNDVVGDVLRMADMFEAELEIQNKILMQIQNYQILWQGPEGKKLKQVLPCQPVIPILVMACNRVSVRRCLDKLLQTRPTDKHYPIIVSQDCGHAETADVIRSYGSLVTHLTQPDLSDIAVPPEHKKFQGYYKISRHYRWALSQVFKDHSAVIIVEDDLEVAPDFFEYFGALLPLLKSDPSLWCVSAWNDNGRDGFVDPAAASLLYRTDFFPGLGWMLLREVWEELEPKWPAAFWDDWMRQPAQRRGRACIRPEISRTLTFGRQGVSLGQFYDKYLRYIKLNSQFVPFTKLDLSYLKEETYRKSFEKEVYSAPMVTFEDVKHGQGHLRGPGPFRLQYSSKDSFKVFAKNLGLMDDLKSGVPRTGFRGVVSFFSRGRRIYIAPPPGWNQYDPTWN, encoded by the exons ATGCTCCGCAAGCGAGGTGCCCTCATTCTGTGTGGTGCCTTATTGTTCCTCAGTTTGAACGTCATGATGGTGGGCCAGCTGTGGGGCCGGCTGAGCGAAGAGGACGAGACCCCCACCAATGATGTGGTGGGCGACGTGCTCCGCATGGCGGACATGTTTGAGGCCGAGCTGGAGATCCAAAATAAAATCCTGATGCAGATCCAAAACTACCAGATACTATGGCAGGGGCCTGAAGGCAAGAAGCTGAAGCAGGTCCTGCCTTGTCAGCCCGTCATCCCCATCCTGGTCATGGCCTGTAACAGGGTCTCTGTGAGACGCTGCTTGGACAAACTGCTGCAGACGCGCCCCACAGACAAGCATTACCCGATcatagtaagccaggattgtgGGCACGCAGAGACCGCCGATGTGATCCGCTCCTATGGAAGTCTGGTCACTCATTTGACACAGCCGGACTTGTCAGACATCGCTGTGCCGCCAGAGCACAAAAAGTTTCAGGGGTACTACAAGATTTCCAGACATTACCGCTGGGCTCTGAGTCAGGTTTTCAAGGATCATTCGGCTGTCATCATTGTGGAAGACGACCTGGAG GTGGCGCCAGACTTCTTTGAGTACTTTGGCGCCCTGCTGCCGCTCCTGAAATCCGACCCGAGCCTGTGGTGCGTGTCTGCCTGGAACGACAACGGCAGGGATGGATTTGTGGATCCAGCGGCGGCCAGCCTGCTCTACCGGACGGACTTCTTTCCCGGCCTGGGCTGGATGCTGCTCAGGGAGGTGTGGGAGGAGCTGGAGCCCAAGTGGCCTGCCGCCTTCTGGGACGACTGGATGCGCCAGCCCGCGCAGCGCCGCGGTCGCGCTTGCATTCGACCGGAGATCTCCCGGACCTTGACCTTTGGCCGTCAGGGTGTGAGTCTCGGCCAGTTTTACGACAAGTACCTGCGGTACATTAAACTCAACTCCCAGTTTGTGCCTTTCACCAAGCTTGACCTGAGTTACTTGAAGGAGGAGACGTACAGGAAGAGTTTCGAGAAAGAGGTTTACAGCGCTCCCATGGTTACGTTTGAAGACGTCAAGCATGGTCAGGGACACCTCAGGGGTCCCGGGCCGTTTCGCCTGCAGTACTCCAGCAAGGACAGCTTTAAAGTATTTGCAAAGAACCTGGGACTCATGGATGACCTCAAGTCCGGAGTCCCAAGGACAGGCTTCAGAGGGGTTGTCAGCTTCTTTTCAAGAGGTCGGAGGATTTACATCGCGCCACCTCCAGGATGGAATCAGTATGATCCCACTTGGAACTGA
- the LOC129185681 gene encoding uncharacterized protein LOC129185681 has product MIAMNCLHILLSYFTCSIESHKHSTFKWHPNPSHSQQQVSQSGGPKPPPLLTAMASTPSASALTSVLRCRGKFLARNPPAKRTATAALSPALASRHRRDLSADHPRSGRSRVWAFVHGERCVLAVRQNCSPAGKVISGVELRHPRGAARPSAPRGLTVTTRQPGEAHQPDGVLQPLRHARACQVKFLIQDARQPSCDVWRVSVIQAGDSLRNTCWALKLLLTQAVFRKMATLCSSTRGRSDKEKTADVTNDALQNVPQAANGPPRAALCTPPLKNVR; this is encoded by the exons ATGATAGCAATGAACTGTTTGCACATTTTATTGTCGTATTTTACATGTTCAATAGAAAGCCACAAACATAGCACATTTAAATGGCACCCTAACCCCTCCCACTCCCAGCAGCAAGTAAGCCAGTCAGGTGGACCCAAGCCCCCCCCCCTTTTGACCGCCATGGCCTCCACTCCTTCCGCCTCTGCCCTGACCTCCGTGCTCCGGTGTCGAGGGAAGTTTTTGGCGAGGAATCCACCCGCTAAGCGGACCGCCACCGCGGCCTTGAGCCCCGCGCTGGCCTCCAGACATCGGCGCGACCTGTCGGCGGACCACCCCCGGTCAGGTCGATCTCGCGTGTGGGCGTTTGTGCACGGAGAGAGGTGCGTGCTAGCTGTGAGGCAAAACTGTTCCCCGGCAGGTAAAGTCATCAGTGGCGTAGAGTTGAGGCATCCACGAGGCGCGGCTCGCCCTTCCGCGCCGCGCGGCCTGACAGTGACCACCAGGCAGCCTGGAGAAGCACATCAACCCGATGGGGTGCTTCAGCCACTTCGACATGCACGCGCGTGTCAAGTTAAGTTTTTGATTCAGGACGCTCGTCAGCCCTCGTGTGACGTTTGGAGAGTGTCCGTCATACAGGCTGGTGATAGTTTGAGGAACACCTGCTGGGCCCTCAAACTTCTGCTGACCCAAGCAGTGTTCCGTAAGATGGCGACGCTGTGCAGCTCCACCAGGGGGCGCAGTGATAAGGAAAAGACGGCGGACGTCACCAATGACGCGTTGCAG aatgtgccgcaggctgCGAATGGCCCCCCCCGGGCTGCGCTTTGCACACCCCCGTTAAAGAATGTGAG ATGA
- the sh3bp5la gene encoding SH3-binding domain protein 5-like, a yields the protein MEPGDLRESPAGSGESDAGDWREIRPGGDEEPKAAQTGETSPEKMPQRDTCRENVGDKSTKVGEQPHSPYDDELDPRIQEELEHLNEASAEINNLELQLDDARSGYRKILTESARKLNAHSSQLGACIEKARPYYEARRLAKEAQQETQKAALSYERAVSMHTAAREMVYVAEQGLMADGKNTLDPTWQEMLNHATAKVNEAEEERLRSEREHMRVTHACQEAEARVQLLQKSLKRAIVKSKPYFELKAQFNHILEEHKTKVLQLEQHVSKVKTCYSIALRNLEEISEQIHAQRGQDHDTGGRPTVCGGRSPPVGAESDAGAREEGGACGGSAMGHDRSDAAGHLLETLREKEEEKERERACSDSLSVFSLQTIASDLEKYDSVEHLGDLSDVGSVTGEEGERDRATDRRDKMATEASARERQQQFYKQHHRSFSL from the exons ATGGAGCCAGGCGACTTGCGGGAGAGCCCCGCCGGATCCGGAGAGTCTGATGCCGGTGACTGGAGGGAGATTCGACCCGGTGGGGACGAGGAGCCCAAGGCCGCCCAAACAGGTGAAACATCACCGGAGAAGATGCCGCAAAGGGACACATGCCGTGAAAACGTCGGCGACAAATCGACGAAAGTAGGGGAGCAGCCACACAGCCCCTACGACGACGAACTGGACCCCCGAATCCAG gAAGAGTTGGAGCATCTGAATGAAGCCAGTGCAGAAATAAACAACCTAGAGCTGCAATTGGAT GACGCCAGGTCAGGGTACCGTAAGATCCTTACCGAGTCTGCCAGGAAGCTCAACGCGCACAGCTCGCAGCTCGGCGCCTGCATCGAGAAAGCGAGGCCCTATTATGAGGCCCGTCGGCTGGCCAAGGAG GCTCAGCAGGAGACCCAGAAGGCAGCGCTAAGCTACGAGAGAGCTGTTTCCATGCACACGGCCGCTAGGGAGATGGTCTATGTGGCGGAGCAAGGACTCATGGCTGATGGAAAGAACACCCTGGATCCCACGTGGCAGGAGATGCTCAACCACGCGACCGCCAAG GTGAATGAGGCCGAGGAGGAGCGCCTTCGCAGCGAGAGGGAGCACATGCGCGTCACTCACGCCTGCCAGGAAGCCGAGGCTCGAGTCCAGTTGCTGCAGAAGTCCCTCAAGAGGGCCATCGTCAAGTCCAAACCTTACTTTGAGCTCAAGGCGCAGTTCAACCACATCCTGGAG GAGCACAAGACCAAAGTCCTGCAGTTGGAGCAGCATGTGTCCAAAGTCAAGACGTGCTACTCCATCGCCCTGAGGAACCTGGAGGAGATCAGCGAGCAGATTCACGCCCAGAGGGGGCAGGACCATGACACGGGGGGACGCCCCACTGTCTGCGGCGGGCGGAGCCCCCCTGTGGGGGCTGAGTCTGATGCCGGAGCACGGGAAGAGGGCGGGGCCTGTGGCGGCAGCGCGATGGGGCATGACCGATCGGACGCGGCCGGTCACCTGCTGGAGACGTTgagggagaaggaggaggagaaggagagggAGAGAGCGTGCTCGGATTCCCTCTCCGTCTTCAGCCTGCAGACCATCGCCTCCGACCTGGAGAAATACGACTCCGTCGAGCACCTCGGGGACCTGAGCGACGTGGGCAGCGTTACCGGAGAGGAGGGCGAGAGGGATCGTGCGACGGACCGGCGAGACAAGATGGCAACGGAGGCAAGCGCCAGAGAACGCCAGCAGCAGTTTTACAAGCAGCACCACCGAAGCTTTAGCTTGTGA